In Oncorhynchus keta strain PuntledgeMale-10-30-2019 chromosome 36, Oket_V2, whole genome shotgun sequence, the DNA window GTTTTAGGTTTAGCTTGCTTTGCTGCGATTGACTCAGCGGCTTGTCCTGTTCGCAGTTTTGTCATCTTTGCTCTCTCCATCACCTCCTGTAAATCAGTTCTCGTCTATTTAAAATTGCACCTGTTCTGTTATCTTCTCATCAACTGTCTGATCTTTCAAACCCACGGCTGATACATCCTGTTCTTTCACTGGTGATGTCTTTGTAATAGATATCTCAACATGTTCAGGTTTTAACTCAGAGGCCTTGGTCTTCACGCTCTCTGTCTTTGGGGTTCCATCTTTGGGTTCCTTCTCAGGCTCTTTGTCCATACTTTCCTCTGGTTTCTCCTGAGTTGTGTTGCTTTCTGGCGCCCCCCTGTGTGAGTCCTTGCTCTCTACAACTGCAGGCATCTGTTTCTCTGGTGGTGTGATTGTCTTAGCTTTGTCACCACTGCCCATCGTTTCACTCTCTTCTGTAGGGGTGGTCGTTGTTTCTGGGGTGAGGGTTGAGTCTGGTTTAGGGGTGGTCGTTGATTCTGGGGTGAGGGTTGAGTATGGTTTAGGGTTGGTCGTTGATTCTGGGGTGAGGGTTGAGTATGGTTTAGGGGATATTTCCTGTTTGGGGGTGATGGTTGGGTCTGGTTTTGGGGAAGTTTCTAATTTAGCGGTGACTGCTGGTTCTGGCTTTGGGGAAGTTTCTTCTTTGTTCGTGACTGCTAGATCTGGTTTTGGGGAAGTTTCTACTTTAGCGGTGACTGCTGGTTCTAGTTTTGGGGAAGTTTCTTCTCTGTTCGTGACTGCTAGTTCTGGTTTTGGGGAAGTTTCTAATTTAGCGGTGACTGCTGGTTCTGGTTTTGGGGAAGTTTCTTCTCTGTTCGGGACTGCTAGTTCTGGTTTTGGGGCAGTTTCTACTTTAGTGGTGACTGCTAGTTCTGGTTTTGGGGCAGTTTCTACTTTAGTGGTGACTGCTAGTTCTGGTTTAGGGGATTTCTCCTCTTTAGGGGCAACCGTGGGGAACAGTTTAGGAGATGTTTCTTCTTTAGGGGTGACTGTTGGCTCCTGTTGCTGGGATGTCTCCTCTTTAGGGTTGACAGTGGGGTACGGTTTAGGGGATGTCTTCTCTTTAGGAGTGACAGTTGGCTCTGGTTGCGGGGTTGTTTCTTCTTTAGGAGTAACAGTGATGTCTGGTTTTTGGGAAATTTCTACATTAGGGGTGACTGCTGGTTTTGGTTTTGGAGAGGTTTCTACTTTAGGGGTGACTGCTGGTTCTGGTTTTGGGGTTGTTTCTTCTTTAGGAGTAACAGTGATGTCTGGTTTTTGGGAAATTTCTACATTAGGGGTGACTGCTGGTTTTGGTTTTGGAGAGGTTTCTACTTTAGGGGTGACTGCTGGTTCTGGTTTTGGGGAAGTTTCTTTTATAGTGGTGACTGCTGGTTCTGGTTTTGGGGAAGTTTCTTCTTTAGGAGTGACAGTGGGGAATGTTTCATTTTTAGGAGGGACTGCTGGTTCTGGTTTTGGCGTAGATTCTTCTTTAGTGGTGATTGCTAGTTCTGGTTTTGGGGAAGTTTCTTCATTAGGGGTGATTCCTGGTTCTGGTTTTGGGTAAGTTTCTTCTTTCTTGGTGATGGTTGAGTCTGGTTTTGGGGATGTTTGTTCTTTAGGGGTGACTGCTAGATCTGGTTTTGGGGAAGTTTCTTCTTTAGCAGTGACTGCTAGTTCTTGTTTAGGGGATGTCTTTTCTTTAGGGGCGACAGTGGGGAATGGTTTTGGGGATGTTTCCTCTTTAGTGGTGACAGTGGGGTATAGTTTAGGGGATGTCTCCTCTTTAGAGGTAACGATTGGCTCCTGTTGTGGTGATGTCTCCTCTTTTGCGGTGACAGTTGGCTCTGGATGCAGGGTTGTTTCTTCTTTAGGAGTGACAGTGGGGTACGGTTTAGGGGAGGCCTCCTCTTTAGTGGTGACAATGGGGTCCGGTTTAGGGGAAGATTCTACTTTAGGGGTGACTGCTAGTTCTGGTTTTGGGGACATTTCTTCTTTAGGGGTGATGGTTGAGTCTGGTTTGGCGGAAGTTTCTACTTTAGGGGTGACTGCAAGTTCTGGTTTTCCGGAAGTTTCTACTTTTGGGATGACTACTGGTTCTGGTTTtggggacatttcttttttagTGGTGACTTCTAGTTCTGGTTTTGGGGAAGTTTCTTCTTTTGCGGTGACTGCTGGTTCTGGTTTTGGGGAAGTTTCTAATTTAGCGGTGACTGCTAGTTCTGGTTTAGGGGAAGTTTCTTCTTTCGTGGTGACTGCTAGTTCTGGTTTTGGGGAAGTTTCTTCTTTAGTGGTGACTGCGAGTTCTGGTTTTGGGGAGGTTTGTTCTTTTAGGGTGACTGCTAGATCTGGTTTAGGGGATGTTTCCTCTTTAGGGGCGACAGTCGGGAATGGTATTGGGGATGTTTCCTCTTTAGGAGTGACAGTGGGGTACGGTTTAGGGGATGTCTCCTCTTTAGGGGTGACAGTTGGCTCTGGTTGCAGGGTTGTTTCTTCTTTAGGAGTGACAGTGACGTCGGGTTTAGGGGATGTCTCAGATTCTTTCCCGTTTTCCTCACCCATTGAGACATATTTTGTGACCTTTTCACTGCCATTATGTTCATTCTGCACAACACTTTTTACACTATCATCCTTGCTGCTCACTTTTTGCTCTCTCGGACCCACCTCCTGTTTAGGAGTCTTTTGCACAGACTCTTCCTTACACTCACTT includes these proteins:
- the LOC118381232 gene encoding neurofilament heavy polypeptide-like — its product is MNEKEQLHGLNDRFAGFIKKVHQLEHENELFEREIEEIKLKAQSPASLAQEHEPELMDLRNLVHDITLQKRQIEIEHQNLEEDFLTLRDKYEQEARDRSNAENGILVLKKDANDAYLAKLQLDKKVQSLVDKIHFLKKNHEDEVSEMVAQIQEAQVTVKAHDFGKPDITEALRDIRVQLEGHATSDFQQAEEGFRVQFTKLTKAAESNREALKATQQEIQENRRHLQGKTIELDCGKGMREALEKQLQELEERHYAEMIHYQDTIRQLENELTNAKLDMSGYLRENQDLLNVKMALDVEILSYRKLLECEESHLYTMPDTHISMPCIYRQSPIYTLPCLARQGGPIRRSEPQYKFVEEIISETTRDMEMSENEETGSEETVGGEGDELRQKQGEESDKAERRSGEEEDEDKEKARGKVDVEVDAPEEEGEQEEESKRQQMVTSAEVEVNGDGVSPSEENGEEGDDEREETKGGEPDAIKKTEDIDRGENTQSEVKSAEATSEGENEKLDTTEKLDSEINETLEKDDTPKHGKSQPGIPMNGDISTEPKTSESEDSKTGSSIKGEPQGPTEDISKEPKKVSEERKKEIPLKERKNVDLKEESAPTEQQQDSPKESPIKEKKKVNLTEQNAPTLEQKPDQKEHRESDQPQEAESAVTTQEEDLPEPTEKDMESPDNTAELNSSSTKETVEQVRSPDDSGVKTTQDERTVGGKRPYRILSTTSECKEESVQKTPKQEVGPREQKVSSKDDSVKSVVQNEHNGSEKVTKYVSMGEENGKESETSPKPDVTVTPKEETTLQPEPTVTPKEETSPKPYPTVTPKEETSPIPFPTVAPKEETSPKPDLAVTLKEQTSPKPELAVTTKEETSPKPELAVTTKEETSPKPELAVTAKLETSPKPEPAVTAKEETSPKPELEVTTKKEMSPKPEPVVIPKVETSGKPELAVTPKVETSAKPDSTITPKEEMSPKPELAVTPKVESSPKPDPIVTTKEEASPKPYPTVTPKEETTLHPEPTVTAKEETSPQQEPIVTSKEETSPKLYPTVTTKEETSPKPFPTVAPKEKTSPKQELAVTAKEETSPKPDLAVTPKEQTSPKPDSTITKKEETYPKPEPGITPNEETSPKPELAITTKEESTPKPEPAVPPKNETFPTVTPKEETSPKPEPAVTTIKETSPKPEPAVTPKVETSPKPKPAVTPNVEISQKPDITVTPKEETTPKPEPAVTPKVETSPKPKPAVTPNVEISQKPDITVTPKEETTPQPEPTVTPKEKTSPKPYPTVNPKEETSQQQEPTVTPKEETSPKLFPTVAPKEEKSPKPELAVTTKVETAPKPELAVTTKVETAPKPELAVPNREETSPKPEPAVTAKLETSPKPELAVTNREETSPKLEPAVTAKVETSPKPDLAVTNKEETSPKPEPAVTAKLETSPKPDPTITPKQEISPKPYSTLTPESTTNPKPYSTLTPESTTTPKPDSTLTPETTTTPTEESETMGSGDKAKTITPPEKQMPAVVESKDSHRGAPESNTTQEKPEESMDKEPEKEPKDGTPKTESVKTKASELKPEHVEISITKTSPVKEQDVSAVGLKDQTVDEKITEQVQF